GACCAGTCTCTTCTGAACAACATCCCTCTTGTTCTATATCCTCTGGACTCACAGCATCACAGTCTTGGTATTTCATATAAAAAAGGGTGGAAAAGGCTACTGGCTGCTGTCATTAACTCTATTCTCATTCTGTATGATGAATACATCCACTTATAGCAAAAGTGTGTCCTTCATATTGATAAAGtctttataattattaaaataatatattttacttCAGGCTTACTACTTTTGGTGAAGACATTATATAAAAAAGAAGCCATTCATTATAATTATGTGAAGGTAAATGTTTATTCCAGCAGGTTTTGGAACAACATGACTACATACATGACTGGGTATCACGTTACACAAAAATCTGATAACTTAGAAACATAATTATTCTCTTTACATTATgatacagtaacaaagtattgtCATTTGTTTCAAAGTGGTCAATGATAAACCCTCTTGCCTGTGTTCAATGTGCTTTGCATCACATGCTGTTAAATGCTGGGCAAGCACTCATGCTCATCTGACAAAgatttttcttcacatttccGTTATGTGCAAAATGAAAACTGTCATGCAAAGAAACGTTTCTTCTTCAAGTGATTTGGTGCATTTTTTCTGCATAGAACAGCTCGACAGGGAAAATAAAAGTGTTCGCcagtttgtattaaaatgtgcCAAATGTGTTGCATGACccagttttttccttttccaggGATGACTGAAGTTGTTTCAGGCCCAGAAGCTTGCAGCTGGAAGCACTATGCAGCATTACTGCAGCGTCTGTCTACAGAAACTAGATGACGTTCTCAAAGAGCTGCATGGAAGCCATTATATTTTCATCCtgttgagaaaagaaaacacaaggcTGCATGAACTCTGACCCTCGCCATGTGGTAAAACTTGAGTTTGATGATGGCTTTACCTTTTGGCAGGTTTCTATGAATTCATCGATTGTCACCATTCCATCCCTGTTCCGATCCATTTtctagaaaatgtcagaaatgtaaaaGATGCAATAATATATATTCAGATGCCAAGGATAAGTCTTTCTGCTTTAGCGGTTGCAGAGATAGCATACCTGGAAGAACCTCTCCACATGCTCGTAGGGGGAGTCATCTCGCACACTGGGAAAGGTATACCTGCCCATCATGTCATAAATGGAGGTCATTATTGCCATCATCTCCTGCAGGAAACCAGAAACACATACAGCACTGTAGCAGACTTTGGTAGGTTTTCTCAAAAATGAGAATTTGTTTGTTGAACAGCTCAGTgtccaggatataatgttagcagttaatggttctgcaaaccacagatatgttaatGTAGATAAGTTTTGTACGTGTCATACGTCTgtgccatattgacatttgtacaaaacgtgtcatatcatgaccaaattacatgtttattacctcattttacagctgtgtttgttgcaaCCAAAACCTTGTTTTTCATAGGAAGTTAGGCCATCTACAGCCgtatttgtggtgacagaaacGGGTGTTTTTAGGGAGACCTCCAGAGATTTCCAACTGTTTGtgaagaccaaaacaaaaatcttgataaccatgatgttttcttaaCCCTAGTAGTTtttgagcctaaacctaaccagagcataagcataATGAAGCATAACGCTTTAAAttgtctgtggttttgcagaaataaaCTGAGCTTACATTTTTTCATGCGATTTGGTTGCGTTATGTACCTCTTTAGTGATGTAGCCATCTTTGTTGATGTCATACAGGTTGAACGCCCATCGCAGTTTCTCTGGAACGGAGCCTCTGAGCAGCACCGACAATCCAATCACAAAGTCCTGGAACAGCAGGAGGAAATTTAATAATTAgcttcctttaaaaacaaaaatcattcTGGTTAAAACTAAACCCCAGCCACCCATGTTACATAACAACAAACATGCAGTCCCCAGTGAACTCACTTCAAACCGGATGGAGCCACTTCTGTCCATGTCGAATGCATTGAACAAGAAATGTGCGTACATGGTTGCATCTgggaaaacacagtgaaaatcCAGGGGCATTACCAGGATTTGGCTTTGTTTGATGACAATATCTATTTATACTAAGGGTCAAGGTTATGCCTACTTGTCTTACAACTTTAACACGTTTTTTCATGGTTTCTTTCACTCCACACAGAcgaaataaaataaaggttttgaTGAGGATAAACTGCCTGAATTCTCATTcttcagacattttgaaatcaACTTGTCAAATTAAGCTTGCTGTTCCAAACGTCAGCGAGATTTACTGAGTCAGTGAAGGCAGCCTTGTATATTCTTGTATAATAACATGAGCATGAGCATATAATTGCATGAGTTCCTGTACCTCCTTGTGGGAAGAACTGTGCGTAAATGCTCTTAAAGGTTTCTTCATCCACGAGCCCACTGGGACACTCCTGttggaagaaaaaacatgaacatcttTTAAGTTAttgattatattattattattattgttattattattattattattattat
This portion of the Pagrus major chromosome 12, Pma_NU_1.0 genome encodes:
- the LOC141006070 gene encoding calsenilin-like is translated as MEMDGMEVIAILVVIGLFIVVLKQFGIWEPLSLEDSCDGDLELSMVRHQPEGLDQLQAQTQFTRKELQSLYRGFKNECPSGLVDEETFKSIYAQFFPQGDATMYAHFLFNAFDMDRSGSIRFEDFVIGLSVLLRGSVPEKLRWAFNLYDINKDGYITKEEMMAIMTSIYDMMGRYTFPSVRDDSPYEHVERFFQKMDRNRDGMVTIDEFIETCQKDENIMASMQLFENVI